The sequence below is a genomic window from Streptococcus oralis.
CCCCAGTCACCTAGCTCACCTGAGGCACGAAGGATGGTCACTGCAATGGTATCATCTCCAAGGATTTCATACTCGTGCAATCCTTTATTTGCCACCGTCACACCCTTTTCATCATCATAAAGGCTGACAAAGGCTTGTTGGTGTTGAGGATTTTCAGGATTTTCCCAAGAAGCCGCTGGTTTGTTTGGTCGTGTCACCACCTCATAGATGCTTTCAGAATCATTGCTTGGACGCGTATTATGAGTCTTGACCAAGAGACGGATACGGTGGTCTTTGGCGGTGTTAGTAAAGCGAGTCTTGAAGCGGATTTGTGGATTGTCAACAAAGACGGTCATCTCTGTTTCAAGAAGAATGCTTGTCAATTCTTCTGAGCGCCCAGCTTCACGCGTCATAAACTCGATGATGCCTCTTTGTTCTGCATCTAGTTTTTCGTCTGCACTTACTGGAATTGTCAATTCATGCTTGAGCAAAATCTTGGCAAAACGAGCTGTATTTTCCAAGACTTCATAACCTTTCAGATCTGCGTAGATAGGCTCTGTTCCTTTTGGTTGGAAATAGATGTACTCATTTCCGATGTCACCACGGTCTTCAAAGCGAATAAAGTCTTCATAAGCTTCATGAGTTGTCTTGTCGTAGACCGTGATGTTTTCATCCACGCTTACCGTTACAAATGGCGTATCAATCACTCCATTTTGGTAAATACCGTCACGGTGTTCTTGTTCTCCCTCAAGCAATTGGAAAGTTGTCCAAGAAAGTGGTGCCAGATGAACAGGGACTGTCACGCGCACTTGTCGAGCGATACGAGCCTGACGGAACTTGTCTTTTGGCAAATCATACTCAAAATTAGCTCCCAGATCTTCGATTTTCGCTTCTATAGCATGTCCTTCCAAATCTTCGACACGGTAGTTTGGCAAGGTCAAGGCTGCCATCTTCTTATAGCCTTCTGTTGGGTGCAATTCTTTGAAATCACAAGTCGCCACATCAATCACTGTGCTGACCGTATCAACCTTGTCATGCAAGCCTGTGTTAATGACAGTAAAGAGATGGTCGCTTTGGGCTTCGTGGGTTGCGATTTTGCCCTTCCACTCATTGAGAAGATTGGTCTTAACGAAGTTTCCGACTTGGTTGACCTTGGCAAAACGTGTCTCCATTTCACGGTGAACCTCGTCCACGCTACAACCACAGATACTGTCATGTGGCGCATTTTGTAGAAGGACTTTCCAAGCATAGGTCAACTGGTCCTTGTGGTTGTGGCCGCCAGTGATGACAGTCAATGGTTCCACCACTTGTTCTAGCAGGTTGCTATTTTCTTGGAAGGCTTGTTTAAGGTAAATCCGTGAAGAAGAAGTGTTGGCAAGTGTGTACCAGCCATCTGTTTCCTGACTGGTCAACTCACCTGTAACGGTAGATAGTTGCTCAGGTAGAGCACTTTCTACTGCATGGACATAGTCATCAAAGGAACTATGCACAAAGGTCACATCTGGGAAGAGTTCATTGGCCACACGAATGGCTTCGCTCAGATTTCGCTGTACAGGCTGGTGGTCACAGCCGTTCATCATCAACCATTGGTTGGTCGAAGCGTAGTCACGCACGTCTGACAGTTTTTGTTTCCAAAAGGTCAGGGCTTCATCCTTATCAACTGGGATTTCATTTCCGTTACTGTACCAATTGGCAAATAGGATACCAAGAACGCGACTTCCGTCTGCACCCTGCCAGTACATTTCTGAAAACTGGGAAGTGAACTGCTCATCTTCGAGGACTTGGTTATCAAATCCAATCGGCTTGACACCACGGCCAAAGGCTGCCACGTGAATGCCTGATTTTTGAAGGATTTGGGGAGCTTGTCCCATATTTCCAAAGGTATCTGGGAAGTAACCAATCTGAGTGGATTTGCCCCATTTTGCACATTCTGCTTGACCAATCAAGGTATTACGGACGTTGGCTTCACTGGAAATCAAGTAATCATCCTGCAAGATGTAAAAGGGACCAATTTTGAGTTTGCCTTCGTCAATGTAACGTTGGACTTTGTCGCGATTTTCAGGGCGAATTTCCAAGTAGTCATCAAGGACAATGGTTTGGCCGTCCAAGTGGAAACTCTTGAACTCAGGGTCATTTTCAAAGAGATCGAAGAGATTGTCAAACAATTCCACCAACTGCATACGGTGGCTTTCAAAAGGCAAGTACCACTCACGATCCCAGTGACTATGTGAGATAATATGTACAACAACATTTTCCATGAAGTAAAACCTCATTCTAACTTAAATTTTTATTTCTATCTAACTAAAGAATTGGCTAGCGAATATCTAGGTAATCCAAGACCAATTCACAGAACATCATGTTGGCCCAGGAGAACCATTCACGAGAGTAAAGCGTTGGGTCATCCACGTGGAAGCTTTCGTGCATGACACCTGTACCACCATCGCAGGCAACCAGCTGATCCAGCAAGTATTTTTTCTCTGCCTTATCACTTGTTGTCAAGCCTTGGATAGAGAGGGCAATCGGCCAGACATAGCGATAAAAGGTATGAGAACTTCCGAGACCACTAGCATATTCTCCTTCGTAGAAATATGGATTTTCAGGGCTTAGAATGGTACGACGAGTTGCCTGATACACTTCATCGTTGACATCGCAGTAGCCCAGATAAGGCGCCGCCAGCAGACTTGGTACGTTTGGATCATCCATGATGCTAGCATTTCCTAGACCGTCCACTTCAAAGGCGTAAATCTTTTCGCCCTTGCTGTTAGTGGTATAGGCGTAGTTTTCAATCCCTTCTTGGATTTCAGACTGGAGACGCTTAGCATCTGCGATAATACTCTCGCTATCATCTAGGACAAATGCTGCAAAGATTTCTTGCACATAACCCAAGACAACTACGGCAAACATATTGGACGGAATCAAATAACTATACTGACAGCAGTCATCACTCGGACGAAAAGCTGACCAGGTCATACCTGTCACTGCAAAGTCAGGTCCAAAGCCATCATTTACCAAAGTATCTTCTTTTCGATCTGTGTCGCGGACAAAACGATAAGGTGAATTCTTGTGGTCTTGTTCCACTGTCCAAAGATGGAGAATTTCCTTGGTCGCTGCGACAAAAGTCTCATCAAACTGACTGGTCTCCCCAGTCTCTTTCCAAAGGAGATAAGCCAACTGCAAAGGATAGCAAAGCGAGTCCACCTCGTACTTGCGCTCCCAAATCCAGCCATTAAGGTCTGTGTGGTCAGTCTCATGGTGACCCTTCCAGTTTTCCTCAATGTTAAAGGAGTTAGCATACGGATCCTTGAGAATCAAGGTCATCTGACGCTTGACCAAACCTGCAATGGTCTGACGCAAGAGAGGATCTCTTTTAGCCACATGAAGGTAGGGTCTGAGTTGGGCTGTCGAATCCCGAAGCCACATGGCAGGAATATCCCCAGTCAAGACAAAAGTTGAGCCATCTTCTAAGATTTCAACCGTATTGTCCAAGGTGTCTGTATAGCAACGCTCAAAGACATCCACCCACTCCGGATGGTCCTTGGCACGCTCTGCTACTTCATCCAACCATTTTCTAACAATTTCTTTCGAATAAATCATCGTGCAGTTTCCTCTTTCAAACAAGTTTCATGTTCAGTATATAGTTTTTGAGAAAGAAAATACATACACAAATGATAGTCATTTCTCTACAAAATTGCTTACTTTCGAACCCCATATCTAAAGGCCTCATTTTTCTGATATAATGTAGAAAAACAGCTAAAGGAAAGACTATGAAACCACTACTTGAAACCATCGATACCCGCTTTGGTACTGCTAGCAAGCATGCCTTCTCTCGGGGAAATACTCTGCCTTATACAGGCGTACCTTTTGGGATGAATTATTTTGTGCCTCAGACCAGTGACCAGGAGGGAGCTTGGTTCTTCGATCCGCATCTGCCCATCTTTCAGGGGATTCGATTGACCCATCAACCAAGTCCTTGGATTGGCGACTATTCTTGGCTACTCCTAACACCTGTCACAGGCCAGCTTGGGGGAGACAGTCTCTTTCACCGCCAGTCTTCTTATGATATCGAAAAAGCCTCCTTCCAATCTCATTATCTGAAGATTTTCTCCCTGCGCTATCAGATTGAAAGCCAACTGACACCGACTTGCTATGGCGCTTCTATTCGTTTGGAGCAAAAGCAAGGCAAAGTCCTCTCCCTCTATCTTCACGCAGCAGATGAACTTACAGTAGAACAAATAGATAAGCGGACTCTTGCCCTGCGTCAAGAGGGAAAAACAGAGACCAACAAAAATCCGCTGATACTGTTTACTGCTCTACAAATGAATACGGATATTCTTGCTATCACACAAGAAGAGGGAGACTGGCGAATTGACTTAGCAAGCAGTCAAGCCGAGATTCAACTAGGCACTTCTTTCATATCCCCTTCTCAAGCTCTAGTCAATCTACCTCAAGAAGATTTTGATAGCTGTAAAGAAAATGCCCAAGCGGACTGGGAAAATCTCCTCCATCGTTTTGACGTTATAGAGACAGGAGAAGCCGACCGAACCTTCTTTGACCACTGCCTCTACAGACTCTTCCTATTTCCTCAGACTTTTTATGAGGTTGATGAGTCAGGGCAAACTATCCATATGGACCTGACTACTGGTACTGTCAAGCCCGGTGTCCTCTTTAGCAACAATGGCTTCTGGGATACCTTCCGCACTACCTTCCCCCTCTTTGCCCTTGTCATACCAGAGCATTATCGTCTCTTTGTAGAAGGCTTTCTCAATAGCTACCACGATACCGGATTTCTTCCAAAATGGTTGGCTCCAGATGAACGTGGCATGATGCCTGGTACCCTTTTAGACGGCATTATCGCAGATAGCGCCTGCAAGGACATGGCCCCCGACCTAGAAAAAGAACTCCTCCAAGCCATGCTTGAAACAGCCAGCAAGTCCGACTCTCTCGGCATCAATGGTCGCCATGGACTAGCCCAATACCAAGAACTGGGCTACCTCTCTACCGACCACCACGAAAGCGTTAGCCATACCCTAGACTACGCCTATAGTGACTTTTGTATCGCCAGCTGTGCCGAAAAACTAGGGAAAAGAGAAATAGCTGAGACCTACATGTCTGCATCACAAAATTACCGCCATCTATTTGACGCTGAGACAGGTTACATGCGAGCGCGTGATAGTCAAGGAAATTTCCGCACCGACTTCTCTCCTTATAGTTGGGGACGAGACTACGCCGAATGCTCTGCCATTCAAGCGACTTTAGGCGTCTTACATGACATCCCAGGTTTGCGTCAACTCATGGGCGGAAAAGAAGCATTTAGCCACTATCTTTTGAAATCCTGTCAGGACGCTCCTCTCTTTGAAACCACCGGCTATGGTTACGAGATTCATGAAATGAGCGAGATGGCTACCGCTCCTTTTGGGCAAATCGCCATTTCCAACCAGCCTAGCCTCCACATCCCTTATCTCTTCCGCTACAGCAACTACCCTGACTACACTGCTCTACTCATCAAAACCTTGCGTCAGAAAGCCTTTCGCCCAAGCTGGGAAGCCTATCCTGGCGATGAGGACAATGGCAGTCTCTCGGCTTGGTACATTTGGTCAGCTCTTGGTTTTTATCCGACCTATCCGGGCAAGCCCAGCTACGATCTCGGAATCCCTCTCTTTGACCACCTCCGTATCTACCTGGCTAAAGAAGGTAAATGGCTGGATATCCATGCCGAGCAAAACAACAGTCATTTCAACTTTGTCAAAGAATGTCGATTGGACAAGACCCCAGTATCTAGTATCCAACACCAAGACCTCTTGAAAGCTGAGCAACTAACCTTCACTCTCAGCTGGTTACCAAACCACTAATAACCAAAAGAAAAGAACCTTTGAACGATTCAAAGGTTCTTCTTTTATGAAACTTGAACTTGAAGTTGATCAATAAGCTGCCCCTCTACCGTCAAATTCAGATAAAAATCAAGGATTTTATCTCCTGCAAAATACAAGGTTGGTAGCGTCAGCCTTTTTTCAGTCTCACCAGCTTGAAACATAAGGACTTGAATCTCATCCTGATAAGCGACACCATGCACACCCGTCCCTGGTTGAATCGAAATCTTAGCTTCTAAAGGAGTACTAGATTCTCTGCGCTTAACTGTAAAATAGGCATTTTCTCCCTTGGTCACAGCCAGACTTTTTTCTGAGAACTCTAGTTGCTGAACAGCTTCTTTTTTTGACAAGCTAGGTGTTTTATAAAGTGAAATCTTGGTCAACAAAGGCAAAGCCTGTGTCTCTGTAATGGTCACACGAATCTTTTGCGCCTCAACGACTGATCCTCGTAAGAGACGTTTGTGGCCAACAGTATAACCAGATCCAAACTCCTGCCAAACACCATCCAACTCTACCTGAACATGGAAAGCAGCGATGCGTTGCCCTAGCTTCAAATCTTCCCTCAGCTCAATCACATCAAAAGCTTCAGGAGCTCCTAAATCGAGCTCTAATTGGATTGGCAACTCTGCATCACTTGCCCAAGAACTGGCCTTCCGTCCATCTGTCAGATGATGACAGGCAAAGTCTGGCGATAGAGCCGGACCAGATACCTTGGCTCCCAGAGCCAAATCTTCTTTATAGATCTCGTTACGGTAGGCAGCAAATTCATAGAGACGCTGGATATCCTTTTCATCAAAGAGCCCATCTTTATTAGGCGGAATATTAAGCAAGAGTGGTGTACCCCGCCCTACTGAGTGAAAGTAGATTTCGACCAATTCCTCGAGAGACTTGGGGTCCTGATCCTCATGGTAAAACCAACCTGGTCGAAGGGATACATCTGCCTCCCCGATTGAAAATAGCGTCCCAGAGGGGTCTCCGTGCTGTAGATAATCTAATTCCGCTTCTGTTCCTAACTGGTCTGGCTTGACTTTTTGCCACAAGGGATCCCCTGCATAGCCTCGTTCATTTCCAATCCAGCGGATACTGGTCCCTTCAGTTGAGAAAATCAAACAATCGCCCTGCAAGTCACGAATGGTTTCAAACCAAGTTTCAAACTCATAGTTGACTTTCTGGGCCCCTTCGCCTCGAGCACCATCCATCCACACCTCAGCGAACTTCCCGGCATTACCATAGGCAGGATTTGACAAGATTTCCTTCAATTGAGCTAGATAGTAGGCATTGTAGTCCGCTTCTCGGTCCACATGATAGAGGGGACTATGGGCATCCCAAGGAGACAAATACACTCCCAAATCCATGTCAAACTCAGTCGCAGCTTTGGAAACTTCGAGAAGCAAATCCCCCTTTCCATCCCTCCAAGGGCTAGCCTTGACCGAATAATCTGTATGGGCTGTCTGGTAGAGCACAAAACCATCGTGGTGCTTAACCACCAAAATCAGCTTTTTAAAACCTGTTTCTTTGAGCACTCGAACCCATTCACGCGCATCCAACTTGTTCGGGTTAAAACGCTTAGGATTCTCTTGCCCACTTCCCCATTCCTGGTCATAAAAGGTATTGGGGCCAAAATGGATAAAGGCAGCTAGTCCATCCTCTAAATAATCCAGCTGGGCCTGACTTGGTAATGGTCCATGTGGTTTTATTTTCGTCATCATCTCGTATCTCTTTCTCTGATTATTTCTCTTGTTCACAAAGTTATCCACAGATTGTGGATAAGAAAACATGCCTAAAAACTAGCTTTTCTAGACTCCATCTCTTTGACTTTGAACCTATCACCTTCAGCAAACTCTGCTCAAATCCCCACTGCACTAGGATTTCTACTAGAAAGCTGGCCAGTTACTAGTTGCCGGTACTATTATCAAGAACCCTCTAGGATATTAGCTGAATGTCCTGCTCTCCCCAGACTTATCCACAACTTGTGAATAAACCCTTCTTCCTAGTTGTTACCTCGTTGACTATAACAAAAAATCTAGGTACCGTCAATAAGACTAGGCTGTCTTCCTAAATACTCAGAAAAAATTCTATAATTTGTACAATATACATTTTATGCCATTCAAAAGAAAGGCTTTCAGATAGATTTCATATAACTTTCTAAGCGACTTTCAATCACTGCTCCTCTCAATTCCTCGTCAGAACTGAATTAAAATCTGGACATTTCTTCTTAAAATGTGAAATTTAGCATAATTTTTTCAAAAAATATTATATTCTTTTTAGTAGAAGTTTATACATTTATTTCCTCTAATTCCTTTTGCCATCGTATAATAACATAAAATACTACTAAAACCTTGTTTTGTCCGAATTTTTAGTCATTTTTTACTATTGACACGCCTCTGAGAATATGATATAACGTAAATGTAAGCGGTACCAAAAAGGTGCCATCGTAAAAATTTTTAAGGAGGAAAACACATGTCTTCACATCCAATTCAGGTATTCTCAGAAATTGGGAAACTGAAAAAAGTTATGTTGCACCGTCCAGGCAAAGAGTTGGAAAACTTGTTGCCGGACTATCTCGAAAGGCTTCTTTTTGATGACATTCCATTCTTGGAAGATGCTCAAAAAGAACATGACGCATTTGCTCAAGCTCTTCGTGATGAAGGAATTGAGGTCCTTTACCTAGAGCAATTGGCTGCTGAATCATTGACTTCCCCAGAAATCCGCGATCAATTTATCGAGGAATATTTAGACGAAGCCAACATCCGTGGTCGTCAAACCAAGGCGGCTATTCGTGAATTGCTTCACGGTATCAAGGACAATCAGGAATTGGTTGAAAAAACTATGGCAGGGGTTCAAAAAGTTGAATTGCCGGAAATTCCTGAAGAAGCAAAAGGCTTAACTGACTTGGTTGAGTCAGACTATCCATTTGCTATCGACCCAATGCCAAACCTCTACTTCACTCGCGACCCATTTGCAACTATTGGTAATGCCGTATCGCTTAACCACATGTATGCAGATACTCGTAACCGTGAAACTCTTTATGGTAAATACATTTTCAAACACCATCCAATCTATGGTGGAAAAGTAGAATTGGTCTACAACCGTGAAGAAGATACTCGTATTGAAGGTGGAGATGAGCTCGTTCTTTCTAAAGACGTTCTCGCAGTAGGTATTTCTCAACGTACAGACGCAGCTTCGATTGAAAAACTCTTGGTGAACATCTTCAAGAAAAATGTTGGCTTCAAGAAAGTATTGGCATTTGAATTTGCTAACAACCGTAAATTCATGCACTTGGATACTGTCTTCACCATGGTTGACTATGACAAGTTCACAATTCACCCAGAAATCGAAGGTGATCTTCGTGTGTACTCTGTCACTTATGAAGATGAAAAACTCAAGATTGTTGAAGAAAAAGGTGACTTAGCTGAACTTCTTGCAAAGAACCTCGGCGTAGAAAAAGTTCATTTGATCCGTTGCGGTGGTGGCAATATCGTAGCAGCTGCGCGTGAACAATGGAATGATGGCTCCAACACTTTGACAATCGCACCTGGTGTAGTCGTCGTTTATGCTCGCAATACCATTACCAATAAGATCCTAGAAGAATACGGGCTTCGCTTGATTAAGATTCGCGGAAGCGAATTGGTTCGGGGCCGTGGTGGACCTCGTTGTATGTCTATGCCATTTGAACGTGAAGAAGTATAATCGCTGTTCAGTATTTGTCAATAAAAAATGTAAAAAATAGAAAGAGGAAATAATAGAATGACACATTCAGTATTCCAAGGACGTAGCTTCTTAGCAGAAAAAGACTTTACTCGCGCAGAGTTAGAATACCTTATCGGTCTTTCAGCTCACTTGAAGGATTTGAAAAAACGCAATATCCAACACCACTACCTTGCTGGTAAAAATATCGCTCTCCTGTTTGAAAAAACTTCTACTCGTACACGTGCAGCCTTTACAACTGCAGCTATTGACCTTGGTGCTCATCCAGAATACCTCGGAGCAAATGACATTCAGTTAGGTAAAAAAGAATCTACTGAAGATACTGCAAAAGTTTTGGGTCGTATGTTTGACGGGATTGAATTCCGCGGCTTCAGCCAATGTATGGTTGAAGAATTGGCAGAATTCTCAGGTGTTCCAGTATGGAATGGTCTAACTGACGAATGGCACCCAACTCAAATGCTCGCTGACTATTTGACAGTTCAAGAAAACTTTGGTCGTTTGGAAGGCTTGACATTGGTATACTGTGGTGATGGACGTAACAACGTTGCCAACAGCTTGCTGGTAACAGGTGCTATCCTTGGTGTTAACGTTCACATCTTCTCACCAAAAGAACTCTTCCCAGAAAAAGAAATCGTTGAATTGGCTGAAGGATTTGCTAAAGAAAGTGGTGCACATGTTCTCATCACTGAAGATGCTGACGAAGCAGTTAAAGGCGCAGACGTTCTTTACACAGACGTTTGGGTATCTATGGGTGAAGAAGACAAATTCGCAGAACGCGTTGCACTTTTGAAACCTTACCAAGTCAATATGGACTTAGTGAAAAAAGCAGGCAACGAAAACTTGATCTTCTTGCACTGTTTACCCGCATTCCACGACACTCACACTGTTTACGGTAAAGATGTTGCTGAAAAATTTGGCGTAGAAGAAATGGAAGTAACAGACGAAGTCTTCCGCAGCAAGTATGCTCGTCACTTTGACCAAGCAGAAAACCGTATGCACACTATCAAAGCTGTTATGGCCGCTACTCTTGGAAATCTCTACATTCCTAAAGTATAAAACTTACTCGTATACACAACACAGGGGTTGAGACGAAAGCTATGATAGCTTATCAGTTCTAGCGAAAGAAAGCACGGATCCTCTTTGACAAATTTGCCACCTTACTCTTGTCATCTTCCTGCTTCCTAGTCTCATTCTGATAAACGTCGGCTATGCGTTCAACCCCTTTTACTAGTAGTAATGACTAATTTGTCTTTTGAAAAGACGCTACCTCCACTTCATATTTTATCATCATACCTGCCTGTAGCTCTTAGAGTTCTGTCAGGTTTACCATATTAAAGAAAGGAGAGCTCATGTCTCATAGAAAAATCGTCGTTGCTTTAGGCGGAAATGCCATCCTCTCCACTGATCCATCTGCCCAAGCTCAACAAGCTGCTCTGGTAGAAACAGCTCGTCATCTGGTCAAGTTGATTCAAAACGGAGATGAACTGATCATCACTCACGGAAATGGTCCTCAGGTGGGTAATCTCTTGCTTCAACACTTGATGGCAGATTCGGA
It includes:
- a CDS encoding alpha-mannosidase, translated to MENVVVHIISHSHWDREWYLPFESHRMQLVELFDNLFDLFENDPEFKSFHLDGQTIVLDDYLEIRPENRDKVQRYIDEGKLKIGPFYILQDDYLISSEANVRNTLIGQAECAKWGKSTQIGYFPDTFGNMGQAPQILQKSGIHVAAFGRGVKPIGFDNQVLEDEQFTSQFSEMYWQGADGSRVLGILFANWYSNGNEIPVDKDEALTFWKQKLSDVRDYASTNQWLMMNGCDHQPVQRNLSEAIRVANELFPDVTFVHSSFDDYVHAVESALPEQLSTVTGELTSQETDGWYTLANTSSSRIYLKQAFQENSNLLEQVVEPLTVITGGHNHKDQLTYAWKVLLQNAPHDSICGCSVDEVHREMETRFAKVNQVGNFVKTNLLNEWKGKIATHEAQSDHLFTVINTGLHDKVDTVSTVIDVATCDFKELHPTEGYKKMAALTLPNYRVEDLEGHAIEAKIEDLGANFEYDLPKDKFRQARIARQVRVTVPVHLAPLSWTTFQLLEGEQEHRDGIYQNGVIDTPFVTVSVDENITVYDKTTHEAYEDFIRFEDRGDIGNEYIYFQPKGTEPIYADLKGYEVLENTARFAKILLKHELTIPVSADEKLDAEQRGIIEFMTREAGRSEELTSILLETEMTVFVDNPQIRFKTRFTNTAKDHRIRLLVKTHNTRPSNDSESIYEVVTRPNKPAASWENPENPQHQQAFVSLYDDEKGVTVANKGLHEYEILGDDTIAVTILRASGELGDWGYFPTPEAQCLREFEIEFTLECHQAGERFSAFRRAKAFQTPFTSLQLAKQEGSVAATGSLLSHAALSLPQVCPTAFKVAENEEGYVLRYYNMSQENVRISEHQQTILDLLERPYPVHSGLLAPQEIRTELIKKEDI
- a CDS encoding glycoside hydrolase family 125 protein; its protein translation is MIYSKEIVRKWLDEVAERAKDHPEWVDVFERCYTDTLDNTVEILEDGSTFVLTGDIPAMWLRDSTAQLRPYLHVAKRDPLLRQTIAGLVKRQMTLILKDPYANSFNIEENWKGHHETDHTDLNGWIWERKYEVDSLCYPLQLAYLLWKETGETSQFDETFVAATKEILHLWTVEQDHKNSPYRFVRDTDRKEDTLVNDGFGPDFAVTGMTWSAFRPSDDCCQYSYLIPSNMFAVVVLGYVQEIFAAFVLDDSESIIADAKRLQSEIQEGIENYAYTTNSKGEKIYAFEVDGLGNASIMDDPNVPSLLAAPYLGYCDVNDEVYQATRRTILSPENPYFYEGEYASGLGSSHTFYRYVWPIALSIQGLTTSDKAEKKYLLDQLVACDGGTGVMHESFHVDDPTLYSREWFSWANMMFCELVLDYLDIR
- a CDS encoding GH92 family glycosyl hydrolase, giving the protein MKPLLETIDTRFGTASKHAFSRGNTLPYTGVPFGMNYFVPQTSDQEGAWFFDPHLPIFQGIRLTHQPSPWIGDYSWLLLTPVTGQLGGDSLFHRQSSYDIEKASFQSHYLKIFSLRYQIESQLTPTCYGASIRLEQKQGKVLSLYLHAADELTVEQIDKRTLALRQEGKTETNKNPLILFTALQMNTDILAITQEEGDWRIDLASSQAEIQLGTSFISPSQALVNLPQEDFDSCKENAQADWENLLHRFDVIETGEADRTFFDHCLYRLFLFPQTFYEVDESGQTIHMDLTTGTVKPGVLFSNNGFWDTFRTTFPLFALVIPEHYRLFVEGFLNSYHDTGFLPKWLAPDERGMMPGTLLDGIIADSACKDMAPDLEKELLQAMLETASKSDSLGINGRHGLAQYQELGYLSTDHHESVSHTLDYAYSDFCIASCAEKLGKREIAETYMSASQNYRHLFDAETGYMRARDSQGNFRTDFSPYSWGRDYAECSAIQATLGVLHDIPGLRQLMGGKEAFSHYLLKSCQDAPLFETTGYGYEIHEMSEMATAPFGQIAISNQPSLHIPYLFRYSNYPDYTALLIKTLRQKAFRPSWEAYPGDEDNGSLSAWYIWSALGFYPTYPGKPSYDLGIPLFDHLRIYLAKEGKWLDIHAEQNNSHFNFVKECRLDKTPVSSIQHQDLLKAEQLTFTLSWLPNH
- a CDS encoding alpha-L-fucosidase, encoding MTKIKPHGPLPSQAQLDYLEDGLAAFIHFGPNTFYDQEWGSGQENPKRFNPNKLDAREWVRVLKETGFKKLILVVKHHDGFVLYQTAHTDYSVKASPWRDGKGDLLLEVSKAATEFDMDLGVYLSPWDAHSPLYHVDREADYNAYYLAQLKEILSNPAYGNAGKFAEVWMDGARGEGAQKVNYEFETWFETIRDLQGDCLIFSTEGTSIRWIGNERGYAGDPLWQKVKPDQLGTEAELDYLQHGDPSGTLFSIGEADVSLRPGWFYHEDQDPKSLEELVEIYFHSVGRGTPLLLNIPPNKDGLFDEKDIQRLYEFAAYRNEIYKEDLALGAKVSGPALSPDFACHHLTDGRKASSWASDAELPIQLELDLGAPEAFDVIELREDLKLGQRIAAFHVQVELDGVWQEFGSGYTVGHKRLLRGSVVEAQKIRVTITETQALPLLTKISLYKTPSLSKKEAVQQLEFSEKSLAVTKGENAYFTVKRRESSTPLEAKISIQPGTGVHGVAYQDEIQVLMFQAGETEKRLTLPTLYFAGDKILDFYLNLTVEGQLIDQLQVQVS
- the arcA gene encoding arginine deiminase, producing MSSHPIQVFSEIGKLKKVMLHRPGKELENLLPDYLERLLFDDIPFLEDAQKEHDAFAQALRDEGIEVLYLEQLAAESLTSPEIRDQFIEEYLDEANIRGRQTKAAIRELLHGIKDNQELVEKTMAGVQKVELPEIPEEAKGLTDLVESDYPFAIDPMPNLYFTRDPFATIGNAVSLNHMYADTRNRETLYGKYIFKHHPIYGGKVELVYNREEDTRIEGGDELVLSKDVLAVGISQRTDAASIEKLLVNIFKKNVGFKKVLAFEFANNRKFMHLDTVFTMVDYDKFTIHPEIEGDLRVYSVTYEDEKLKIVEEKGDLAELLAKNLGVEKVHLIRCGGGNIVAAAREQWNDGSNTLTIAPGVVVVYARNTITNKILEEYGLRLIKIRGSELVRGRGGPRCMSMPFEREEV
- the argF gene encoding ornithine carbamoyltransferase, with amino-acid sequence MTHSVFQGRSFLAEKDFTRAELEYLIGLSAHLKDLKKRNIQHHYLAGKNIALLFEKTSTRTRAAFTTAAIDLGAHPEYLGANDIQLGKKESTEDTAKVLGRMFDGIEFRGFSQCMVEELAEFSGVPVWNGLTDEWHPTQMLADYLTVQENFGRLEGLTLVYCGDGRNNVANSLLVTGAILGVNVHIFSPKELFPEKEIVELAEGFAKESGAHVLITEDADEAVKGADVLYTDVWVSMGEEDKFAERVALLKPYQVNMDLVKKAGNENLIFLHCLPAFHDTHTVYGKDVAEKFGVEEMEVTDEVFRSKYARHFDQAENRMHTIKAVMAATLGNLYIPKV